The sequence below is a genomic window from Macrobrachium nipponense isolate FS-2020 chromosome 40, ASM1510439v2, whole genome shotgun sequence.
aacatacacccatgcaatatatatatatatataatatatatatattatatatatatatagatatatatatatatagatatatatatatacatatattgatatagtttgtgtgtgtgtgtgcatgcgcgtGCCTAACTACTTTGGCTGGTTCAACctaaatatcaataaaaagaaGGATAAAGTAGAAGAGTAAGTAGAAACATGAACATGAATTGGTCATTGCTCCTCCGGCCTCACCCCGTAAAAGGGTAAGTCGTGCAACCAGGGAAAGTGTAGGTGGAGAATGAACCAAAAAGGCAGGAGATTAAATAAAGAGAATTGCGACAACTATCAAACAGAATAAGTAATGAGGCTGTTATTTGCCTCAAATAGGTAATTTGTGGGAAAATGTGACCTGTCGGCTGTGGCATACATAGCCGTCTAGGGCTATGTTGTACCTATTTTCCAGTTCAACTGGGAAGTGACTGAAATTCCACCTGAAAAATGGCGTTGTTAAGGTTATCTACAAACTGAGAGGGGTTTTATGGATGTCAGTTATTTATAGATCAAACAACCTTCCTTTGGTTCAAGTCTTTCGAGgagaaatacaaaagaaaaacaaagtcaaatatcatatatactttCTTTAAGGAAACATTATATCAGGTCTAACCATGTAATTAACAGTAATAAACAATCATTTACGCAAGCGACTCACTACAGCGAAGAATGACGCCTATTTACAAGATTTCAAGCATCAGATAGGAGAAATAccaaatttattatctttattatgactgatattatcgttattttatattcaacattATCGGTTAGTATTTTTACTAACTGCAAGCTTCTTTCAAAGTTACGACAGGGTacgaaaacaataaaacattcagTACTCATTGTTAGTTTTACTAAATTCAAACTTCTTCCAAAGATACGATTGAACACGatggaaaacaataaaacattcgCTACTCATCCTCCAGTGTCGAAATTTTAAGGCCAGAATATTTCACCTGGCACATTTAGATTAACGCTATCGGACCTGAGACCACCTTCGGGTCTGGTAAAAATTTTAACTTAACGGCCGAGCTCGCACTGGGAGTCAAAAGGTTACTGAATttttctgatttcattctgttaagAGCGGGCGAGGCGTCGTTTAAGCTCTGAAAGGGATATGAAAGAAGAAATAcggattttcttttatatcagcTAGCTTGTGCCTTTCatttgatgtttattattattattattattattattattattattattaattattattattattttgtgaaagtggagaaatactgtatgttcttttttttatatctggtaATTTTCTTTTGTCCTTTTGCTGTTGAATGATtgtggtttattattatcattattttattaattattttattttattattattattattattattatattattattattattattaattattattattattattactgttatgatTTTGTGAATGGAGAAATACTTGATGTCTTTTTATATCTGGtaattttgtccttttttgtgttgatatttgtggatttttttattctattattattataattatacttttacacagtcatcctattcgattgggtggtttcatagtgtggggttctgggtagcatcctgcctccttaggaatccatctcTTCCTTCTATGTGCGCCGTCTGAAAGCTTGCTTTGCCCACTCTTCAAGATGAATTCATTTTCTTCTCTCAAAAGACTGAATTGGTTCTGCTAGATTAGCCAACTCTGGGATGAATCTTCCTGTGTAGAAGACTGGCCGTAAGAACGACTTGACTTCACTAAACATTCTTGGGTGGCACTGCACCTTTAATTGCTGCATTTTATTCTGGACTTGGATTAACTTCCTCCTTTGACAGCTCATTATCCAAGAAAGTTAATATCTTTAATCAAAATTCACATCCCCTTTGGCTGAGGTGAGTTCGACTTAAACCAGTCAATTTAAGGGTGCAAGAATTTTGTGTCACAATTCTCAAGGTTCCGACTCTAGACAGTGATGTCTTCGGTTACATTTTGGATACCAAACCCACTCCAAACATCAACCACTAATACTGGAAGATACCCTGGTGTGTCACGAACATGCTGACTCTCCTAGACCTCAGATCAAATTATTAGATGGAATCCAATTGCGAGGTCAAGTTTGCAAAAGTAACAGCTGTCGTTCAAATTGATCACCTGTTTATCGACCGTCATATCAAATGACGGCTCTGTTCGCCAgctttatattaatacatacacacacacacacacacacacacacacacacacacttcattgCCCTTTGGGACCACCTCAAGTAGTGGAACTAAGCAAATTCAGCATTTTTATTTTGGGTCTTTCGTTTTTCCGTTGTTGAATGGTAGCAAAGCGTTCTTTGTATCAttagaggaaaataaaagaaaatgaaaactgatCGATTTTAAAATCACTTTGTCAAATAACCTTTCCTACTATTTTTACCTTGCAGGGCTATATTATTTTAATGAGAAAtgttatattatacataacatacatacacattaagtTTCATACAGGCCCATAATCTCTTTTGCTTGTGGATCCATATAATGTTAGTGATATATTCAGTATATCACtagaaaaatcataatcataaaACAAAATGGTTTCACTTGCAGtttctttctgtgacataatCTTCGAGCAATAAACTACCACCTCTAACTTccggaaaaaatggaaataagataATGCATAGCAACATATcgcacttttattattatatatatatcaattctctctctctctctctctctctctctctctctctctctctctctctctgcataagcCTACTATAATCTAACTAAATCTTTTGcaaacaatgaattaatgggcacccttcaattattttcactaatttgttattatgatattattatgatacCTTTTACTTCTCGTTGCTTCTTCTCCTTATCTAACAGCATTATGTTACATTGccttctttcgttttttttttttttttttttttttttttcattattgccaCATTCGTTCTCTTGGAGGCCACCAGGACCACCCCTCCCTGTTCAACCTACAAAGAGTAAACACCCCAACCTCGGCTCTACATACACTGTGTAGTTCATTCGAACCACCGATCGGGAGAACACGGGAAGTCTATAATTCATGTCACTATTCCCATGTGCAATAAACGATGAAAGCGATGCAGATCACGCTTCTGGAACGAGGACGGTTCTTTTGACACTTCACTTGGCTTTGCGGTCGGATATCATATTCTGTGGACCCTTTGTTTTCAGGATGATAAACGAGCTTTATTTTGACGTGATCAGCTGTGCTCGTGAACGAGGTATGGATAGTTATGATCATAACTTTTGGAAAATATTTGCTACGTTAGGTAATTCCCAACTGACCTGATCGGTACATATGTGTTTATGGgtgaactttattattattattattattattattattattattattattattattattattattattattattattattattattattaatcctttaATTTTGACAAGGAATAATGTACTCATCATCAGGAGGGATAGAACTACGTCAAAATTTCTACACAGATAGGTTCCTGTGTATTTTTGACAATATTGCCAGATTTACAGACCAaaagaagatattattattatcgttattataaatactgtaatgaATTGAAATGTTACTGTTTCTTTTACTGAGAAACAATACTTTTGTAATTATCTACTGTGTaccatgtgtatgtttgtaagcCAGAAGAGTAGAATAAATCTTGAAAGATGGACGCCTAATTTGAGTCCCCCTCCATGCATGCAGCTTAATACCACAATACATTACACGTATAATTGTTGGCGACGAGGATTGAGGATGGTTACGAAGATGAACTGATAGGAATCGGTTGTCTTTTATAGCTACAAGAGGTATCTTCAGTGAGTAATTTCATGATGTCGTCTGGAATTGGTCTGCCGGTGTTCCACGAGGGAGAAGAGGATTTTACAAGTTTCTTGGAGCAATTGGAGTGCTACTTTGCAGTAAAAGATGTCGAGGAATCCAAGAAAGTTCATACTCTTATAGTTGGTTTGCGGCGTAGGCAGTATCATGTTCTTAAGGATTTGGTTGCGCCTGCTACCCCTGTAAGTAAAACTTACGATGTTTTAACAGCATTGCTAAGAAAACATTATTGTGGTACTACGAATCCAAGGGTTGAGCGTACTAAGTTTCGGCAAGTGATGAGCGAGAAGGTGAGACTCTTCAGGCTTTTTCAGTACGTCTTAAGCATGAGGCTAGACACTGTGAGTTTGGTAATTCATTAAACCAGATATGTGTgaggtgtgaacaaagaggcaggtagaagtgtactgatctttattacaggtaaggaaattcaaatatacagcatgcgggcggaaatgtggtatctgacccgcgagagaataaaagtgggtcggagagagccgatttgtgtttcttgcaagacatataacttataatataaaagtacacaaaacatgatattataagatatatacattggcagaaagcccgctgaacgctctcgaggagggaagtaagaacaacacgattgtagaattatatacagaggaatttgcgataaggcattgtccttacaaatactcccccccacaAGACAATAATTAGAGCGTAATTGTTGGAAGATTTTGTGCTTCTGATCGCTACTCGCAGAAGCGAGCAGGCCGGCGGAGGCGGCCTCGGGTGCGCGAGACCAGCTGCTGTGGTAGATCCTTGGCCTCGGAGTCTCGGGGATTTTttgggacgggatgcctccccagaggtgatcctcggggggtttgaccgtcttccgagggcggccgcggctacgacTGGGTGGTTTAGCGATCAATGGTGTTGCTTCTTgccgaggaggaggagtgaggcaCCTTTTGGGATCCGCGTCGGCGTACTCTTCGTCCATCAGGAAAGCTGGTTTcagtggtgggggagggggggggcgtcgTCCAtgatgaagacgtgtttgcaggacaatagggccttcgggaggaagtgtttggttctgtcggagaaggtcttGATGCAGGGCGTGAATTTTCCGGCGGATTCCTGAAGTCTGGTGATGGAGACGTCTGTGTCGTCGGCATTAGTCGGGAAGAACTTgcctgggactgccaatggttccccgtataccttctctgCAGGTGATGCTTCGCTGTTCGCCTGAGGGGTAGTCcggaggccgaggaggacccacggtagttggctcttccagtCCTCGCCGGTGCAGCGTGCCATTAGGGAAGCCTTGAGAGATCGGTGgaccctttccaccatgccgttagccgctgggttgtaggcggtggtggcgtgtAGCGATGTCCCCATCAGGCGGGCCAGGGCGGTCCACAACTCTGACAGGAAAACAGGTCCGCGGTCCGTCGTGATATCATccggcactccgaatcgactgatccagctggcgagaagGGCTTCGGCGCATGCTTTGGTGGTTGCCTCTGACAACAGAGTTGCCTCAGGCCATCTGGAGGAGCGGTCGAttatcgtcaggaggtatctggcgccttccGACAGGGGCAGGGTACCCACGACGTCTATGTGAATGCAGCCGAATCTTCGGCCCACGTTTGATTCTGTGTGCTGACTTACTTTACTTGATTGGCACGGAATGCAGGTCCTGGCCCTTTCGAGGGAGTCCTTCTGAATTccgtgccagacgaacttctccatcaggaggcgcatcgtcatccggcccgaggggtgcgagattCCATGTATGAAGTTGAATATGgctctcctgcgggaggctggaatcagaggagcgtcgtgcctgcgggtccgaagggTATGtcctcccacttgagggcggtgatggCTGTGCgatatgcggcagtctccgggtcaGCGGCCTGTTCCCGGGTGAGGTCTTCGTAATTGATCCCGAGGTGCACAGCGTTGATCTTTATATCCGATAGGGCATCAGCCATGGGGTTCTTCTCGCCGGGGATGTGATGGATGGGGCAGCCGAACTcagcgatggctgccaggtgcctctgttgtctcgctgaccaggCGTCGCCCGCCTTGTGCACCAAGgggcggtggtctgtcctgatagTGAAGGGggcgccctcgaggaggtagcggaagtggcgcactgcttggtacaccgccAGGAGCTCGCGGTCGAATGTGCTGTATCTCATCTTGGCGGACGAcagttttttactgtagaaggcgaGCGGCTGGGACCctccctggaccatctgctcaaggacagccccgcaggcgacgttgctggcatcAGTGGTGAGGCGTAAGGGAGCAGTGGGGTCCTGGTGGGACAAGGTTGCGGCTCTGGCAAGGGCCATCTTCGTGTCGTGGAAGGCCTGCGCTTGTTCTGCTTCCCACGTCAGGTTCTTtggtttgcccttcaggacctgtgttagaggggacATGGTGCAGGCGACATTGGAGATGAACCGGTGGTAGTAATTCACCATCCCGATGAATTCTTGCAGGGCCTTGACCGTAGTTGGTGTCGGAAACTTCTGCACCGCgtctaccttcgaggccatggggcgcacgcctgctGCAGAGATCTCGTGTCCAAGGAAATCCACCCTCTCAGCGCCAAAGGTGCACTTGTCGAATCAGACGACCaacccgttttcctgcaggcgtttCAGAACTGCTCGGACatggtgtaggtgctcctccggggACCTGGAAAAGATCAAAATATTGTCAACGTAGCAgatgcagaagggcaggtcccccaggatgctgtccatcaggtgctggaaggtggcccctacGTTTCTCAGGCCGAAAGTGGAGCAATGGAAGACATAGGAGCcgaaaggcgtgatgatggcggtCTTGGGAATGTCCTCGGGATGCACCAGAacatgaaaataagattttaaaaggtccattttagtgaatatttttgCTCCGTGCAGGGCCCCAGTcaagtcctgcatgtttggcaaggggttgTGATCGGGGATCGTTCCGAGGTTGTCTCCTGTAGCCtctgcagggcctccaggtgccgtcaggtttccgtACCAAGTGGAGGGGCGATGCCCAAGGAGTcgtaaatggcgggccaaactgtttgaggaacgcctgaacacacctggggaaggtatgccgtatttagtctgtTAGAGGCATTGGTTTTTttcacggtaggagctttcagagatctaaactgaggcatcgtgtgagtccgctaaagatctctgaaggtgagcagtgGTAGTTATTCCCTTAATTGCTTAGCCAAAACCACTTGGGTCACcatccaaaccgggaggtcaccagttgtgaggtgtgaacaaaacatgatcttataagatatatacattggcggaaagcctgctgaacgctctcgaggagggaagtaagaacaacgcgattgtagaattatatacagaggaatttgcgatAAGGCGGTGTCCTTACATGTTAGTCGACCAGTTGATTGCTGGAGTTCATTCAAAGTGTATAGCAAATAAGCTTTTAGAGCGCAAAGAGGGACTAGATTTAACTTTCGATAAAGCTTTACAAATTGCGGAAGCTACTGAAGTTAATGAAACAGACGCCGCTTTTAATGCAAGATCGGGAAACGGAAGCCAAGGTGCAGTTCATAAGACGCTTTATGTAAACAAAATCTACAGTAGACAGTCTGTTCAGAAGAAGGATGATTTGAAACCAGTGAATAAAGCATTTAACAATGATAGGAGATGTTATAGGTGTACTAGTTTTACCCATTTAGCTAATGTGTGCAAATTTCACGATAGTGAATGTAGAAAGTGTCATAGAATGGGACACATTGCTGTTGCATGTCGGCAAGGTAAAGTTCCGAAATCTCAACATCAAGTGGATGTAGGCTTAAATCAAACTGTAAATGTTGTGGATGAAAGTCCTTCGAAGCCAGATGTACCAGAGTTACAGAGGCTTAGCCTTAGTGTTGCTAACAATGCCAGGTTGAATCCTGCTGGGCATATTGTTAATGAAAATGAGAATCATATTTTCGAAATAAATGTGCTGAAATTAGATGCTAAAACTGATTTGAAGTTACATACCATTagtaaatattttgataaaatgaaattgaataatgttGACATTGATTTTGAATTAGATATAGGTGCTGCTGTAACTTGTGTTGGTGAATATAcattttggaaattttgtaattcTTGAGAAGAGTTACAAGCCATTGATATTGCTCTTACAGATTATAATAAACAGCCATTGGAAATTCTTGGTGTTGCAATTGTAATGGTAAAATACTGTTCACAATGTAAAATGTTACCTATAGTGGTTATTAAAGGCAGTCATGCTTCATTGTTGGGTAGAAATTGGCTGAATGAAATAAGGTTGGTTTGGCCAAACATATTTAGCCTTAAATCTACTGTACATTCCATTTATAATGGGTTGGATGAGAttgcaaatattttgaagaaatatgaTAGTGTATTTAAAACTGGGCTAGGATGTTTAAAGGATTTGAAGTATCTTTAAAGGTAAAATCTGATGCTATGCCAATGTATAAACATGCAAGAAGTGTTCCATATCATTTAAGAGAGATGGTGGAGAGAGAATTGCAAAGATTGCAAGACATTGGTGTAATTAAACCTGTTGATTTTTCAGAATGGGGAAGTCCTACAGTTAATATTGTCAAGTCAGATGgtaaaaatgttagaatttgtGCTGATTTTAAGGAAACATTAAATCCTGTTTGTAGGGGAAATATTTATACTCTGGACAATAGATGGCATTAGTGGCTAAGCAGTCAGTTCCTTCTCCTGTTGGTGAACTAGGAGATCCTTGTTAAGGGAACTGTATTGGGAcaattgtgttttgggaattgtgTGTTCTGGTTGACAACCCCACCTGGCCTACTTTAACCAGTAAGTAAAAGGAGTTTTATTAACATTAAGGTGGTAATCTCAAAATTGTGGGTATTTTAGTTACAAATATTGAGAACTAAAGTGTAAGTGCAATGTTTCTTGTCGAAATTTAAATGTAAAGTGTCAATATTAAATTGTAAGTGTGATGTTTCCGTTTTGGCAGCTAGCCCAATGTGTGATGCCCAGCTATTGGCTTGTGTGCTGCAGTAGCGCCATTGCAAGCTGTTAATAGCCATTGCAAGCTGTTAGTAGCCAGAAGTGCCTGAAGTAGGAAGTATTTCACTGATAAGAATATACCACTGGACTACTAGTTACTGATATGATATGctattaagttttttttgtattaaaatttggTGTTAATATTCAAATGTTGAGTTGTTGATGAAAGTGATATTGAGTTGTTGATGACAGTGAGGAAAGGCATGTTTTTTGTGCAGGGTATTGATGTCATTCAAGTGTAATTTTCTTGTGTAATTTGGATAAGTGGTGAAGGGTATTTATAAGTTTCTattgaaatttattgtaataaaggtATGTTCAGAGGTTGTGTCTGTCCCTTATCCAACTTacctgaaatttaattttaattgaatATCCCTGACACTGTTTGTAGTATTGATTCTTATCCATTACCTATTCCTGAAGATATTTTTGCTACTTTAGTAAGAGGTAAATCCTTTACTAAACTTGACTTAAGTCATGCATATCATCAAttaaaattaaccctcttacgccgactggacgtattttacgtcgacattttttgtctcccgtgtgccgactggacgtattttacgtcgacttacaaaagttttttttaaaattcgcggaaaaatacttataggcctaccagcctaaaactcttgaatcacgcgccttgggggatgctgggagttcacggcggatcaaggtgttgtttgttacaatcgttacgcaggcgcgcaggcGCGAAtgtctttcttgccgcactaaaaagtatctgtgacacatctcggaaattatttcgtcactttgacataatttttgtaccattgtaaattagccgttacatgaattattatatatgaaaatgtgcgcatttttatgtacaatacaacaataaaatactcatgattgtatcttttatcagttttgagatattttcatataaataacgataattgccaaaatttcaaccttcagtcaactttgactctaccgaaatggtcgaaaaacgcaattgtaagctaaaacgcttatattttagtaatattcaatcatttaccttaattttgcaactaattggaagtctctagcacaatatttcgatttatggtgaatttatgaaaaaactttttccttacgtccgcgcggtaactcttccgaaaaaaatcatacatgcgattgtggtaatgtttgcaccattttaaaattagccgttatataaagttttatatatggaaatgtgcgcaatttcatacacaatacaactaaaa
It includes:
- the LOC135212226 gene encoding protein NYNRIN-like, whose protein sequence is MTMRLLMEKFVWHGIQKDSLERARTCIPCQSSKVSQHTESNVGRRFGCIHIDVVGTLPLSEGARYLLTIIDRSSRWPEATLLSEATTKACAEALLASWISRFGVPDDITTDRGPVFLSELWTALARLMGTSLHATTAYNPAANGMVERVHRSLKASLMARCTGEDWKSQLPWVLLGLRTTPQANSEASPAEKVYGEPLAVPGKFFPTNADDTDVSITRLQESAGKFTPCIKTFSDRTKHFLPKALLSCKHVFIMDDAPPLPHH